The following coding sequences are from one Dermacentor silvarum isolate Dsil-2018 chromosome 4, BIME_Dsil_1.4, whole genome shotgun sequence window:
- the LOC119450038 gene encoding proton channel OtopLc isoform X1, which yields MSNSGTYAASAVRELGVAAGQTVQRRKYELDRPAESFQLDSFVGTPEITAYRKQLQKVRSSSLQGGGGGGGGGGGEKTTVTITRLERSSSEPCTMVHARRRQERRRRVESRSFSVDLSRRQNEEMLWSNLASLLSYIYATLIVVLGGVMTVVQTSVTIGRHTIELDDAFACVVCVVGLTWLVFLHGDLTWHDARRSRRPTVPCGRGSSSCTGSSTDDVESVATGDAMDWKGCHMGQPHGYTYLTGRHSGSFYLKAGMTVFCCGHLIHEGLLLGQEIIAWMHAGEVCTDIALLLVHSLRPLFSFYQLYFLFKYSNIVINRWVTLAKFGIMHCFATTLTFWFRTVVNDAYGDVVKAFKGKASSPIALQINTSFAERQLYFSERPEFESNWSCAVADLFSPAYIKPMPYLYPFAIEFNLVLAGVWFIVLQNVGTSAHKYCRHDSTAEACSAVTQEAAENNLIINADCHSANRGLFAGFVVLLGSVVVMIIFYVALLENRYSSTGVAVYLGQEGVLIGLAFFACLLAYGRVATLDVNSHPITMLDDFLLCIPIPFFFAHATLVAIAELEVGGSYVRMTLQLFSVVQVVTQTPLIIDALRRCSNSPSLRYKKPGREIVSFLIVVNITMWIVYTFESKAVGKLFTGTRYFGLRSWVFIEHTTVPLMLFYRFHSSVCLADVWKSAYEAE from the exons ATGTCAAACTCCGGGACTTACGCCGCAAGCGCTGTACGAGAGCTCGGTGTCGCCGCCGGACAGACTGTGCAACGCCGAAAATACGAGCTGGACAGGCCGGCGGAAAGCTTTCAGCTGGACTCCTTCGTCGGGACGCCAGAAATTACG GCGTACCGAAAGCAGCTGCAGAAGGTGCGTTCCTCTAGCCTtcaaggtggtggtggtggtggcggtggtggtggcggagAAAAGACAACTGTGACAATAACGCGTCTCGAGCGCTCTTCGTCGGAGCCCTGCACGATGGTCCACGCGCGCCGGCGGCAGGAGCGGCGCCGTAGGGTAGAGAGCCGCTCATTCTCCGTGGATCTCAGCCGAAGGCAGAACGAGGAAATGCTCTG GAGCAACCTGGCGTCCCTGCTGAGCTACATCTACGCCACTCTGATCGTGGTCCTCGGAGGTGTCATGACCGTGGTCCAGACGTCGGTCACGATAGGTCGACACACGATCGAGCTTGATGAC GCGTTCGCGTGCGTGGTATGCGTGGTCGGCCTGACTTGGCTGGTGTTCCTGCACGGGGACCTCACGTGGCACGATGCGCGCCGCTCTCGCCGGCCGACCGTGCCCTGCGGCCGAGGCAGCAGCAGCTGCACCGGCAGCAGCACCGACGACGTCGAGTCCGTGGCCACTGGAGACGCGATGGACTGGAAGGGCTGCCACATGGGCCAGCCGCACGGGTACACGTACCTCACGGGAAGACACAGCGGAAGCTTCTACCTCAAGGCCGGCATGACAG TGTTCTGTTGCGGCCACCTCATTCACGAGGGTCTGCTTCTGGGCCAAGAGATCATTGCATGGATGCACGCCGGCGAAGTGTGCACCGACATCGCCCTGCTTCTGGTTCACTCACTGAGGCCGCTCTTCTCCTTCTACCAGCTGTACTTCCTCTTCAAGTACTCGAAC ATTGTAATCAACCGATGGGTCACACTGGCCAAATTTGGCATCATGCACTGCTTTGCCACCACGCTGACTTTTTGGTTCCGAACTGTCGTCAACGACGCCTACGGAGATGTCGTCAAGGCTTTCAAGGGCAAAGCTTCCAGCCCGATCGCCCTGCAAATAAACACCAGCTTCGCAG AACGCCAGTTATACTTCTCCGAGCGGCCCGAGTTCGAGAGCAACTGGAGCTGTGCCGTGGCCGACCTGTTCTCGCCGGCGTATATCAAGCCCATGCCGTACCTCTACCCGTTCGCTATCGAGTTCAACCTGGTGCTCGCCGGAGTCTGGTTCATCGTGCTCCAGAACGTCGGCACGTCCGCGCACAAGTACTGTCGCCACGATTCCACCGCCGAGGCTTGCAGTGCGGTGACCCAGGAGGCCGCCGAGAACAACCTTATCATCAATGCCGACTGCCACTCGGCCAACCGCGGCCTGTTCGCTGGCTTCGTCGTGCTCCTCGGCTCTGTCGTGGTCATGATCATCTTCTACGTTGCGCTGCTCGAAAACAG GTACAGCAGTACCGGCGTGGCCGTCTACCTTGGTCAGGAGGGCGTGCTCATAGGGCTGGCATTCTTTGCCTGCCTGCTGGCCTACGGCCGCGTGGCCACCCTGGATGTGAACAGCCACCCCATCACGATGCTCGATGACTTCCTGTTGTGCATCCCCATCCCGTTCTTCTTTGCCCACGCGACTCTGGTTGCCATCGCCGAGCTGGAAGTAGGCGGCAGCTACGTGCGCATGACGCTGCAG CTCTTCTCAGTGGTGCAAGTGGTGACGCAGACCCCGCTCATCATCGACGCATTGAGGCGATGCAGCAACAGCCCCTCGTTGCGCTACAAGAAACCCGGCCGGGAGATCGTGTCCTTCTTGATCGTGGTCAACATCACCATGTGGATAGTGTACACCTTCGAGAGCAAGGCCGTCGGCAAGCTGTTCACGGGTACGCGTTATTTCGGTCTACGATCCTGGGTCTTCATCGAGCATACCACGGTGCCTCTCATGCTCTTCTATCGGTTCCACTCATCTGTGTGCCTCGCCGACGTCTGGAAATCGGCGTACGAGGCCGAGTGA
- the LOC119450038 gene encoding proton channel OtopLc isoform X2, producing MSNSGTYAASAVRELGVAAGQTVQRRKYELDRPAESFQLDSFVGTPEITAYRKQLQKVRSSSLQGGGGGGGGGGGEKTTVTITRLERSSSEPCTMVHARRRQERRRRVESRSFSVDLSRRQNEEMLWSNLASLLSYIYATLIVVLGGVMTVVQTSVTIGRHTIELDDAFACVVCVVGLTWLVFLHGDLTWHDARRSRRPTVPCGRGSSSCTGSSTDDVESVATGDAMDWKGCHMGQPHGYTYLTGRHSGSFYLKAGMTVFCCGHLIHEGLLLGQEIIAWMHAGEVCTDIALLLVHSLRPLFSFYQLYFLFKYSNIVINRWVTLAKFGIMHCFATTLTFWFRTVVNDAYGDVVKAFKGKASSPIALQINTSFAERQLYFSERPEFESNWSCAVADLFSPAYIKPMPYLYPFAIEFNLVLAGVWFIVLQNVGTSAHKYCRHDSTAEACSAVTQEAAENNLIINADCHSANRGLFAGFVVLLGSVVVMIIFYVALLENSSTGVAVYLGQEGVLIGLAFFACLLAYGRVATLDVNSHPITMLDDFLLCIPIPFFFAHATLVAIAELEVGGSYVRMTLQLFSVVQVVTQTPLIIDALRRCSNSPSLRYKKPGREIVSFLIVVNITMWIVYTFESKAVGKLFTGTRYFGLRSWVFIEHTTVPLMLFYRFHSSVCLADVWKSAYEAE from the exons ATGTCAAACTCCGGGACTTACGCCGCAAGCGCTGTACGAGAGCTCGGTGTCGCCGCCGGACAGACTGTGCAACGCCGAAAATACGAGCTGGACAGGCCGGCGGAAAGCTTTCAGCTGGACTCCTTCGTCGGGACGCCAGAAATTACG GCGTACCGAAAGCAGCTGCAGAAGGTGCGTTCCTCTAGCCTtcaaggtggtggtggtggtggcggtggtggtggcggagAAAAGACAACTGTGACAATAACGCGTCTCGAGCGCTCTTCGTCGGAGCCCTGCACGATGGTCCACGCGCGCCGGCGGCAGGAGCGGCGCCGTAGGGTAGAGAGCCGCTCATTCTCCGTGGATCTCAGCCGAAGGCAGAACGAGGAAATGCTCTG GAGCAACCTGGCGTCCCTGCTGAGCTACATCTACGCCACTCTGATCGTGGTCCTCGGAGGTGTCATGACCGTGGTCCAGACGTCGGTCACGATAGGTCGACACACGATCGAGCTTGATGAC GCGTTCGCGTGCGTGGTATGCGTGGTCGGCCTGACTTGGCTGGTGTTCCTGCACGGGGACCTCACGTGGCACGATGCGCGCCGCTCTCGCCGGCCGACCGTGCCCTGCGGCCGAGGCAGCAGCAGCTGCACCGGCAGCAGCACCGACGACGTCGAGTCCGTGGCCACTGGAGACGCGATGGACTGGAAGGGCTGCCACATGGGCCAGCCGCACGGGTACACGTACCTCACGGGAAGACACAGCGGAAGCTTCTACCTCAAGGCCGGCATGACAG TGTTCTGTTGCGGCCACCTCATTCACGAGGGTCTGCTTCTGGGCCAAGAGATCATTGCATGGATGCACGCCGGCGAAGTGTGCACCGACATCGCCCTGCTTCTGGTTCACTCACTGAGGCCGCTCTTCTCCTTCTACCAGCTGTACTTCCTCTTCAAGTACTCGAAC ATTGTAATCAACCGATGGGTCACACTGGCCAAATTTGGCATCATGCACTGCTTTGCCACCACGCTGACTTTTTGGTTCCGAACTGTCGTCAACGACGCCTACGGAGATGTCGTCAAGGCTTTCAAGGGCAAAGCTTCCAGCCCGATCGCCCTGCAAATAAACACCAGCTTCGCAG AACGCCAGTTATACTTCTCCGAGCGGCCCGAGTTCGAGAGCAACTGGAGCTGTGCCGTGGCCGACCTGTTCTCGCCGGCGTATATCAAGCCCATGCCGTACCTCTACCCGTTCGCTATCGAGTTCAACCTGGTGCTCGCCGGAGTCTGGTTCATCGTGCTCCAGAACGTCGGCACGTCCGCGCACAAGTACTGTCGCCACGATTCCACCGCCGAGGCTTGCAGTGCGGTGACCCAGGAGGCCGCCGAGAACAACCTTATCATCAATGCCGACTGCCACTCGGCCAACCGCGGCCTGTTCGCTGGCTTCGTCGTGCTCCTCGGCTCTGTCGTGGTCATGATCATCTTCTACGTTGCGCTGCTCGAAAACAG CAGTACCGGCGTGGCCGTCTACCTTGGTCAGGAGGGCGTGCTCATAGGGCTGGCATTCTTTGCCTGCCTGCTGGCCTACGGCCGCGTGGCCACCCTGGATGTGAACAGCCACCCCATCACGATGCTCGATGACTTCCTGTTGTGCATCCCCATCCCGTTCTTCTTTGCCCACGCGACTCTGGTTGCCATCGCCGAGCTGGAAGTAGGCGGCAGCTACGTGCGCATGACGCTGCAG CTCTTCTCAGTGGTGCAAGTGGTGACGCAGACCCCGCTCATCATCGACGCATTGAGGCGATGCAGCAACAGCCCCTCGTTGCGCTACAAGAAACCCGGCCGGGAGATCGTGTCCTTCTTGATCGTGGTCAACATCACCATGTGGATAGTGTACACCTTCGAGAGCAAGGCCGTCGGCAAGCTGTTCACGGGTACGCGTTATTTCGGTCTACGATCCTGGGTCTTCATCGAGCATACCACGGTGCCTCTCATGCTCTTCTATCGGTTCCACTCATCTGTGTGCCTCGCCGACGTCTGGAAATCGGCGTACGAGGCCGAGTGA